Below is a genomic region from Acinetobacter tibetensis.
CGAACCACAACGTTCTGATGTATTGGCATCTTTAGAAGCTTTAAAGCCGCAAGTCAAATCTAAAAACGTGGTGGAAACTTTAAATAGTATGCTGAGTATCTGATAAAAAGTTTTCTAAACTTTAAGTATGTTCGGGCTATTTTTCAGTCATGGGAAATAGCCTTTTTATTGGTTTCATTGAAGGCTAAACAAGCAAAATTGAAACTAAAATTGTGTAGGGGAAGGTGTACGGATTTACGTCTGAGGGCATTTACAGATCAAGTGCCTGAAGATGTAATGGCCCGTGCGATTTAAATTAATCAGTAATATATTGATTTTTAGTTGTGTAAGTTTACATTCTGCCGAATAGATACATAAAAAATCCCTCGACGCAGAGGGATTTTTTAACTTTAGACTTTTACAATCAGAACTGGAATAGGGGATTGTGTAAGTACAGCTTGTGCAACACTACCAAGCATCATCTTTTTGAAGCCAGTACGACCATGTGAGCCCATAATGATTAAGTCTGCACTGACTTCATCTGCAATTTGGATAATGCCATCCGCAACAGAAACACCACGGATGACTTTAGTATCGACCTCAATTTCATCCCGAACGAAGGATTGCTTAATATCTGCTAAACGCTTTTGGGCATTTTCTTCCGCTTGCATAAAATAATCTGTAATTGCTGGGGCAACTTTATAAAAGTCTACGCCGACAAAAGGGTCGACAGCCACGACACACATGACTGTTACGCGACAATTCAGGAGTTTTGCTAAAGAAAGTGCTTGCTCAACAGCAGTATATGAGATTGGGGATTCATCGACAGGTACTAAAATATGTTGATAAGTCATGAGAGCACACCTTCGATCATTATTATAAAAACTTGGCTTTGTATATTGGAGGAATTGAAAAGCACCTACGAAAGATACTTCAATGAGCACCCACCTAAAAGTAGGTGCTGAATTTTTGGACTTATTCTTTCACAATTAAAACAGGTAAATGTGTACCGCGGAGCACATCTTGCGCGAAGCTACCGAGTAAAAATTTTTGGAAGCCTTTACGACCATGTGAACCCATAACAATTAAGTCAGATTTTTTTTCTTCGGCAGTTTGAACCACGCCTTCCGCAGAAACTTGCCCTTTAATGATTTGAGTTGTTGGTTCGACACCTTCAGCCTGAGCAAATACAATCGCTTCTTTTAGGGCTTTTTCAGCATTCGCATAAGCTTGTACAAAGTATTCTTTCATAATTGCAGAAGAATAATAAAAGTCGACTTCTGTAAAAGGATCTTCTGCAACAAGGCTAATCAAAGTTAATTCGCTGCCAAATGCTTTCGCAATAATCGCGGCTTGTTTAACTGCGGAGAATGAAATTGCAGAGCCGTCTACTGGAACTAAAATATGTTGGTAAGACATCGGATTTACTCCTATTGTTTATCATTATTGCTACTTATTTATAGATAGCACATAGTCCGATTGTGATCAATTTATAAAGTGAAAAAACAGCGTAAATTCATTCTATTAATTAGAAATTTTTAATCTTTCTCGATACTTCCTAAAAGTTAAAAAGTTGAGTGTTTTTATCAGATTTATCATTGAAGCCTTAATCAAAATAGAAAGGTTTTTTCATTTTTTATGAGAGAGCTTTGTTTTTTCGCTAAAATACGCCTGTTGAAAAAGATTCTTTAAAACACATCATCATGAAAATATTTAAAAAAACTGTGGAATTACTTATGTATAAAAAGACAATTTTTATCATTTTAAGCTGTATTTTGGCGCTGTTAACAGCATGCCAAAATACTCAAAAAAGTAGCAAAGTTATTGCGCGAAGTTTTAACACGGCCACAGAAATACAGAAAAGAATGTTGGATAAACATGCACCTAAAAATGTATTGATTCATTCAAATATTGAATATTCCAGAAATCCAAAATTAGGACTTGATCTATATCAACCTGAAAATATCGAAGAACTGGGCTTAAGACCGACAATTATCTGGATTCATGGTGGGGGATGGATTTCTGGTTCCAAAGAAAATGCTCGCGGGTACTTTAAATTACTTGCTGCACAAGGTTTTAATGTTGTATCAGTCGAGTACCAATTCGCTCCTCAAGTGATTTATCCTAATCAGTTATTGCAAATCAATCGAGCACTTAAGTTTATTGGTAAACATGCTGAAGATTACCATATTGATGCGAATCAACTTTATATGGCAGGTGATTCCGCAGGTGCTAATTTAGCAAGCCATTATGCAGCGTTACTTACAAATCCTCAATTTGCGCGAGAATCAGATTTTGTACCTTCAATACAACCGCAACAGTTGAAAGGATTGATTCTGCATTGTGGTATTTACGATATGGCATCTTTTGTGGCTACAGCACCTGATGAACGTAAAATTGTAGAATGGGGCATTTATAGCCTGGTTAAGGCATACACAGGGGAGCGTAAGGACGATGCCGCTTTCTTAAATGAAATATCACCAATAAAGCATCTAACTGCAAACTACCCTCCAGTATTTATTAGCGGTGGTCATAAGGACTTTTTAACAGCGACTCAATCTGTTCCTTTTGTTGCCGCATTAAAGCAGCAGAAGATACCAGTAACTGCTGTGTTTTATCCTGAGAGTAAAGAGCCATTAATTCATGAGTATCAGTTCCTTATGGGCTTAAAAGCCAGTCAGCAAACGTTTGATCAAACCATTTCTTTTGTACAAAAAATCAGTGATTTGGATTCTGAATTATAGAAAAATCATATAATGAGCAATTATGAACTGTTAAGCTGCATCCAGAAAATTAGGAGAGGTGAAGTAGAGTATGAATGCACTGATATTGGCTTATGCCATGTTGGCTTTGGCAATTGTTTCCGAAGTGACTGGCTCCGCATTTTTAGTAAAATCTGAGGGTTTTACAAAATTAGGACCAAGCCTGTTGGTGGTTGTGTTTTATGTCATTTCTTTTTATTTATTATCCCAAGTGATCAAAACTATTCCCCTAGGAATTGCTTACGCAATTTGGGGTGGTGTGGGTATTGTATTAACTGCTTTGATCGGATTTTTTGTATTTAAACAAATTTTAGATTTACCTGCTTTAATTGGAATTGCCATGATTGTTGGTGGAGTAATTGTAATGAATGTCTTCTCAAACTCGATTGGACATTGATACGAAATGATATAAAAAAAGCATACAGAATTTGTATGCTTTTTTATTTGGTAGTGCTTATTTTTTGATGTTCAATTTCATAATAAATGCAACGGCAAAACCGAACAGTAGTCCCCAAAATGCAGAACCAATGCCAAAAAATTGAACGCCTGAAGCACTAAATAAAAAAGTCATCAATGCAGCTTCACGATCGGAAACATCGTGAAAAGCCAGAGCTATGTTGTGACTAATGGTTCCAAATAACGCAATTCCTGCTAAAGCCACAATAAAAATATGTGGAAAAGACATTAAAAGGCTAGTGAGTGTTGCGGCAAATAACCCCATTAACACATAGAAGAAACCGCAACTAATTCCTGCAATATAGCGCTTACTTGGGTCTGGATGTACTTGATCGTCTAAGCTCACTGCTGCACTAATGGCTGCAATATTGACACTATAACAACCAAAAGGTGCCAGTACCGTTTGAATGAGTCCTGTGCCACCAATTAATTGATTTACATGAGGTTGATAGCCATAACTTTTAATCATGGCAATGCCGGGTAAATATTGCGAGGCCATGTTAATCACAAACAGGGGAAGTGCAAGACCTAAAATTGCAGACCAAGTAAAGTCAGGTGTCATCCAGACAGGTTGAGCCATACTCCATGTAACAGTAGGGGTATGAAAGTCCAAAAATACAGGGCATAAGGCTATCGCTGCAATCACGGTTAATACAATGCTGTAGCGTGGAGTCAGTTTTTTTGCAACGATATAAACTGCTAATAAGGATAGAATAAATCCCCAATCAGTTTTAAGGCTAGCAAAAAGTTCGATGCCGAATTTTAACAGTACGCCGGCTAACATCGCGCTGGTCAGATTTTGTGGAATAAGCGTTAGAATTTTTTCAAAAATGCCTAAATAACCTAAAACCGCAGTAATTAAACCACAAACCAGAAAAGCACCGATGGCTTCGTTTAAGCTATAACCACTGCCTGTAGCAATAATTAGCGCTAGACCTGCGGTAGACCACGCAGTAGACACTGGGTATTTCAGTTTCCAAGACAGAAACATGCCCACCAAACCAATACCAAGCCCTAAAGCCCAAAACCACGAGGTAATTTGCTCAGTGTTTGCACCTAAAATTTGAGCTGCTTGAATGACCAATACTGCAGAAACACTGATCCCAATTAAAAACGTGATGAAACCAGCGAAAACTGCGGGAATAGAAAAATCTTGAATGAGTTTTTGCATGTATCCGTACTTATTCTATTTTGACCAAAGGTTTAAATATAAGTCTTGCATCATACGCTTAAGCTATATTTTGGAAAAGTGAATATCTGAAAATTAAACGATATTTCACGTTTTAACGATATTTATCGAAATTTATTCAACTATAGTGTTGAAAATGCCAATTTCATGCCAAAGCCTAAAAAAGCAAATCCAACGATTGCTACAGCAACTGAAGTAAGGCGATAACGCTGATTGAAAAATGCTGCAAAACGTACGCCAGAGAAAATCAGAATACTTAAATAAAGCATACTAATGATCTGTAAAATAACCGACATCAGGGTAAAGCTAATCGCAGGGTATGAATAGTTCGGATCGACAAATTGTACGAAGAAAGACAGATAAAACAAAATCGCTTTAGGATTAAGAATACTAATTGTTAGTGCAGTACGATAGGGTTGAGCATCTTTATAAGTGGTGATTGTGTTTGAGCTTTCTAATGCTTGAGCAGTCGTCCCTTTCCAAGTTCGTATACTTGCAATGATGAGTCGGCTACCCAAGTAGGATAAATAAGCTGCACCGACTACTTTTAGAATGGTAAATAGCCATGGAAAACTATGTAATAAAGAAGCAGCACCGAAAATGGTGCAAAGAATTAAAATGAGATCGCCAGTAAAAACGCCTAAAGCCGCAAGATAGCCTATACGTGTTCCAAAACGCGATGCAATGGACATGACATATAACGAATTTGGACCAGGAAGAATAACAATTAAAATTGTTCCAATAATATAGGTACTGAGATCCGTAATGCCAAACACAATATACTCATTATAAAAAGCCCATTTTGCTATTGTAACAAAATGAGCTTAAGCTTTGCGCACTTATGGTACGGAATTTTAAGCTTGAATTTCAGCATCAAAACCGAATGATTGACGTAATAAGGTACTGAGTTGTTCACGTGCTTTAATAAAGCCATCAATACCGCCTTGCAGCAATTGGAATGCCATTAGATCGTGTTCTAAATGGTCTTTGAACGTCGCTTTATCAAGAATGACTGCTTGTTCGGAACTACTTGGAATTTGGTTTGGATCGAGCTGAAGTTGTACTTCACGTGTATCGAGTTCTAAGTCAGCCAATAAACTAGGTGATACGGTTAATAAGTCACAGCCTGCCAAACCTAGGACTTGATCGGTGCTACGAAAACTTGCACCCATAATTTCAGTTTGAATGTGGTGCTGTTTGTAATATTGATAAATTTGCTTCACAGAAAGTACGCCAGGATCCTTCTCAATAGGATAGTTTTGTACATTTTCAGCTTTTTTGTACCAATCCAAAATACGCCCAACAAATGGAGAAATTAAAGTCACTTTAGCATCAGCACAGGCTTGGGCTTGATGTAAACCAAACAGTAGTGTGAGGTTACAGTGAATCCCTTCAGCTTCAAGCACACGAGCAGCTTGAATGCCTTCCCACGTAGACGCGATTTTGATCAGAATTCTGTTTTGATCAATACCATAAGCTTTATAAAGTGCTAAAAGTTCTTTAGCTTTGGCGATGGTTGCTTCGGTGTCATAAGATAATGAGGCATCCACTTCCGTTGAAACTCGACCATCAATGAGTTTAAGAATTTCTACACCAAATTTTACGGTCAGAATATCAATGGTACGTTCAATTAATTCATCAGAAGTATAGCCTTCTTGTTTTGCTTGATCATATGCAGCTTCAATTAAAACTTTATTTTCTGGTTGATTGGCTGCCGCTGTGATTAAAGAAGGGTTGGTCGTTGCATCGAGCGGACGAAATTTTTCAATTGCCGCTAAGTCACTGCTATCAGCAACGATGGTTGTCATCTTTTTTAATTGGTTTAACGCATTCTGTGTCATTGAGATCTATTTCTTAAAAGTTGTACCCGTCATTAAGTTATACCACAAACTTTGTCTGACCCAAGCAAAATCAGGGTTCTAGGTGAGCTAATTCGTATTTTTTTTGCTGTTTCTAATATGATCAATCAAAAAACGAGCAGCCGCACCCAGTTGACTTTCTCGGCTCCAAACTAAATCGACAAAATATTCAAATTTGGGTGAAAAATCTTGAAAACTCAGGATTTTTAATTGTTGTTGCAATGATGGATTTTCATTCAGCATTTCATAAGGAAGTACGCCCCAACCTAAGTTCTGTAAAATCATGGCACATGAGGAGTGATGATTATCCGTGCGCCAATAATTTTTAGAAAAAAGCAATTCAGGCTTTAAACTTCGGTCGCGACTTGCAACAACAATTTGTCGATTTTGCAGTAATTGTTCATAACTTATTTTTTCATGTTGGGCGAGAGGATGTTGTTTTGCTGCCACAGCAATAAGCGTTTCTCTCTTTAATTCTA
It encodes:
- a CDS encoding alpha/beta hydrolase, producing MYKKTIFIILSCILALLTACQNTQKSSKVIARSFNTATEIQKRMLDKHAPKNVLIHSNIEYSRNPKLGLDLYQPENIEELGLRPTIIWIHGGGWISGSKENARGYFKLLAAQGFNVVSVEYQFAPQVIYPNQLLQINRALKFIGKHAEDYHIDANQLYMAGDSAGANLASHYAALLTNPQFARESDFVPSIQPQQLKGLILHCGIYDMASFVATAPDERKIVEWGIYSLVKAYTGERKDDAAFLNEISPIKHLTANYPPVFISGGHKDFLTATQSVPFVAALKQQKIPVTAVFYPESKEPLIHEYQFLMGLKASQQTFDQTISFVQKISDLDSEL
- a CDS encoding DMT family transporter, yielding MNALILAYAMLALAIVSEVTGSAFLVKSEGFTKLGPSLLVVVFYVISFYLLSQVIKTIPLGIAYAIWGGVGIVLTALIGFFVFKQILDLPALIGIAMIVGGVIVMNVFSNSIGH
- a CDS encoding universal stress protein, encoding MTYQHILVPVDESPISYTAVEQALSLAKLLNCRVTVMCVVAVDPFVGVDFYKVAPAITDYFMQAEENAQKRLADIKQSFVRDEIEVDTKVIRGVSVADGIIQIADEVSADLIIMGSHGRTGFKKMMLGSVAQAVLTQSPIPVLIVKV
- a CDS encoding benzoate/H(+) symporter BenE family transporter encodes the protein MQKLIQDFSIPAVFAGFITFLIGISVSAVLVIQAAQILGANTEQITSWFWALGLGIGLVGMFLSWKLKYPVSTAWSTAGLALIIATGSGYSLNEAIGAFLVCGLITAVLGYLGIFEKILTLIPQNLTSAMLAGVLLKFGIELFASLKTDWGFILSLLAVYIVAKKLTPRYSIVLTVIAAIALCPVFLDFHTPTVTWSMAQPVWMTPDFTWSAILGLALPLFVINMASQYLPGIAMIKSYGYQPHVNQLIGGTGLIQTVLAPFGCYSVNIAAISAAVSLDDQVHPDPSKRYIAGISCGFFYVLMGLFAATLTSLLMSFPHIFIVALAGIALFGTISHNIALAFHDVSDREAALMTFLFSASGVQFFGIGSAFWGLLFGFAVAFIMKLNIKK
- the tal gene encoding transaldolase, yielding MTQNALNQLKKMTTIVADSSDLAAIEKFRPLDATTNPSLITAAANQPENKVLIEAAYDQAKQEGYTSDELIERTIDILTVKFGVEILKLIDGRVSTEVDASLSYDTEATIAKAKELLALYKAYGIDQNRILIKIASTWEGIQAARVLEAEGIHCNLTLLFGLHQAQACADAKVTLISPFVGRILDWYKKAENVQNYPIEKDPGVLSVKQIYQYYKQHHIQTEIMGASFRSTDQVLGLAGCDLLTVSPSLLADLELDTREVQLQLDPNQIPSSSEQAVILDKATFKDHLEHDLMAFQLLQGGIDGFIKAREQLSTLLRQSFGFDAEIQA
- a CDS encoding universal stress protein yields the protein MSYQHILVPVDGSAISFSAVKQAAIIAKAFGSELTLISLVAEDPFTEVDFYYSSAIMKEYFVQAYANAEKALKEAIVFAQAEGVEPTTQIIKGQVSAEGVVQTAEEKKSDLIVMGSHGRKGFQKFLLGSFAQDVLRGTHLPVLIVKE
- the leuE gene encoding leucine efflux protein LeuE; the encoded protein is MFGITDLSTYIIGTILIVILPGPNSLYVMSIASRFGTRIGYLAALGVFTGDLILILCTIFGAASLLHSFPWLFTILKVVGAAYLSYLGSRLIIASIRTWKGTTAQALESSNTITTYKDAQPYRTALTISILNPKAILFYLSFFVQFVDPNYSYPAISFTLMSVILQIISMLYLSILIFSGVRFAAFFNQRYRLTSVAVAIVGFAFLGFGMKLAFSTL